From one Candidatus Lernaella stagnicola genomic stretch:
- the secG gene encoding preprotein translocase subunit SecG, which produces MLLMIVSVIHVLICIALILVILLQAGKGADLGAMLGGAGSHTMFGGSGAGNFLTRATTVVAVVFMLTCLGLAYLSARSGTVTDQADDAATLPISDPAPGATAPAAATPDAANAPATGDAGPSDETDAAAAPAAGDAKPASAPGSDSPGDG; this is translated from the coding sequence ATGCTTTTGATGATTGTTTCGGTAATTCACGTACTGATCTGCATCGCCTTAATTTTGGTGATTCTGCTGCAAGCCGGCAAAGGCGCCGATCTGGGCGCGATGTTGGGCGGCGCCGGGTCGCATACGATGTTCGGCGGTTCCGGTGCGGGTAATTTTTTGACGCGCGCGACCACGGTCGTCGCGGTAGTTTTCATGCTGACGTGTTTGGGATTGGCGTACTTGAGTGCCCGTTCGGGAACCGTCACCGACCAGGCGGATGACGCGGCCACGCTGCCGATTTCCGACCCAGCACCGGGCGCGACGGCACCGGCCGCTGCCACACCGGACGCCGCGAACGCGCCGGCGACCGGCGATGCCGGACCGAGCGACGAGACCGACGCAGCCGCTGCGCCGGCGGCGGGCGATGCGAAACCGGCATCGGCTCCGGGCTCGGATTCGCCGGGCGACGGTTGA
- a CDS encoding glycosyltransferase family 39 protein, whose product MSGDLSRPTGALILVAIIAFALSMNLWFIHVDQRPCNINELSHIMGAIDFVNLAPVRPSLYGAYLEAFNGYPPIGLVTSAFYVLFGRTHNVAAASQLPFTMLLLWALYALGARLVDRKTGLIAAALAALSPATVELSRQYLLEMPLTALTTLAVFLMVISEGFTHKRWSVLAGLAVGLAALSKQTFFLFLAGPVVFLLPAWIRAIREDTPPAAPPAPRRRVVLETLGLVAASLLVSWLLYGRHRSTIENWFASYPQYQLPYGWIFFLVTAALLFGIGWLAWHRSTPWRNGLLAALLAVFVASLWYFPKGVLNFVTYLGQMQLNVEKSGMSPGTLLRFYRGHATTYYLGLSTWLAMAGATFMVALFLATKRWLSRWFYLRELVPPRASLLLMALWWGVPFAAFFFISIQNEMNTVPLVPPLVLAAATVVTRVRLPLAAKTRKAIAAGRLQLTPRFLRIATGVVQVLLVTFLIAGGVLMSFPWSGESGQFRTLPGWLNQEKIIADWFPRKIDPTAYLVPRTELWHETEIAEALFDSLPDVPDGQPAPRVLAMDVEFYFSWNTFWYMAKLMNKRVDIRTPWYADADILDENSPDYVQSYDRILYRTSDEPIYQEEKIRNDYRKYRNFLNGYQYLQQRPAEFAARFPVVASFPLPDGTTAVVLRRDWTAPSDNYSPE is encoded by the coding sequence GTGTCCGGCGATCTTTCCCGCCCGACCGGCGCCCTCATTCTGGTCGCCATCATCGCTTTCGCCCTGTCGATGAACCTATGGTTCATCCACGTCGACCAGCGGCCCTGCAACATCAACGAACTCTCCCACATCATGGGCGCGATCGACTTCGTCAACCTCGCGCCGGTTCGCCCCAGCCTCTACGGGGCCTATCTGGAGGCGTTCAACGGCTATCCGCCGATCGGCCTGGTAACTTCGGCGTTCTATGTCCTTTTCGGCCGCACGCACAATGTCGCCGCCGCCAGCCAACTCCCCTTCACGATGTTGCTGCTGTGGGCCCTGTACGCCCTAGGCGCGCGCCTCGTGGACCGCAAGACGGGCCTGATCGCCGCGGCGTTGGCGGCCCTCTCTCCGGCGACGGTGGAGTTGTCTCGACAATATCTGCTCGAAATGCCGCTGACGGCTTTGACGACGCTCGCTGTGTTTCTGATGGTCATCTCCGAGGGATTCACCCATAAACGCTGGAGCGTGCTGGCCGGGTTGGCCGTGGGCCTCGCGGCGTTATCCAAGCAGACTTTTTTCCTGTTTCTGGCCGGACCGGTCGTTTTCCTGCTGCCGGCTTGGATCCGCGCCATCCGTGAGGACACGCCCCCCGCCGCACCGCCCGCCCCGCGCCGCCGCGTCGTGTTGGAAACGCTTGGCCTGGTTGCGGCGTCTCTGCTGGTGTCGTGGCTGCTTTACGGTCGGCATCGTTCCACCATTGAGAACTGGTTCGCGTCGTATCCGCAGTATCAGCTTCCCTACGGCTGGATATTCTTTCTGGTTACCGCCGCGCTGCTGTTCGGCATCGGTTGGCTGGCGTGGCACCGCTCGACGCCGTGGCGCAATGGACTACTGGCGGCGTTGCTGGCCGTGTTCGTCGCGTCGCTGTGGTATTTCCCAAAAGGGGTTTTGAATTTCGTCACCTACCTGGGCCAGATGCAGCTCAACGTGGAGAAATCCGGGATGTCCCCCGGAACCCTGCTGCGCTTTTACCGCGGACACGCAACCACCTATTACCTCGGCCTAAGCACGTGGCTGGCGATGGCCGGGGCGACATTTATGGTGGCGCTGTTTCTGGCGACCAAACGGTGGCTGTCGCGTTGGTTCTACCTTCGCGAGTTGGTGCCGCCGCGCGCCTCGCTTTTGCTGATGGCTCTGTGGTGGGGCGTGCCGTTCGCCGCCTTCTTTTTCATCAGCATTCAAAACGAAATGAACACCGTGCCGCTGGTGCCCCCCTTGGTGCTGGCCGCCGCGACGGTAGTCACACGGGTCCGCCTGCCGCTGGCCGCCAAAACCCGGAAGGCCATCGCCGCGGGCCGTCTGCAACTGACGCCGCGTTTTTTGCGGATCGCCACGGGCGTCGTGCAGGTTCTGCTGGTCACATTCTTGATCGCCGGCGGTGTGTTGATGTCCTTCCCCTGGTCCGGTGAGAGCGGCCAATTCCGCACCCTCCCCGGTTGGTTGAATCAAGAGAAGATCATCGCCGATTGGTTCCCGCGCAAGATCGATCCGACCGCCTACCTGGTGCCGCGCACCGAGTTGTGGCACGAAACGGAAATCGCCGAGGCGCTTTTTGATTCGCTTCCGGATGTGCCCGACGGGCAGCCGGCGCCGCGCGTGCTGGCCATGGACGTCGAATTTTACTTCTCGTGGAATACCTTCTGGTACATGGCCAAGCTGATGAATAAACGGGTGGATATCCGCACGCCGTGGTACGCCGATGCCGACATCCTGGACGAAAACTCGCCGGATTACGTGCAATCCTACGATCGGATCCTCTATCGCACCTCCGATGAGCCGATCTATCAGGAAGAAAAAATCCGCAACGACTACCGTAAGTACCGCAATTTCCTCAACGGTTACCAGTACCTGCAGCAACGTCCCGCCGAGTTCGCCGCGCGTTTCCCGGTCGTAGCTTCTTTTCCGCTGCCCGACGGCACGACCGCCGTGGTTTTGCGACGCGACTGGACGGCCCCTTCGGATAATTATTCACCCGAATAA
- a CDS encoding MFS transporter, whose product MPDETRRIFVVLWLSLFTALFGMGILAPLLPTYATEMGASGTMLGLIFAGFSLGRLITMPIVGHLSDKYGRKGFIALGLGVQVVAAVAFLAASSPTHLMIIRIFQGIAGATVIPISMAMVGEISPKGKESTYMGYFTVALFTGFGLGPLVSGFVRDYISMDANFILLGLLCFAAFVALLLFLPAKYHVENPRSQIVVPYRKLAQNRVLRAMFFYRVATSFGRGVVAAFFPLYGEMNAGLTASLVGVVISANILATAALQPFFGRLADRVGRRQLIIAGLILQAIPIFIMPFLNSFWPLLLLNVWMGAAGAVSLPAASGLITQQGKKGGMGGSMAIFNIGMSVGLGSGPVIGGLVSDSVGFTGTFILGGMVVLLGLIPILRMRTADSEPCEGLDCAEEAAF is encoded by the coding sequence TTGCCCGACGAAACGCGCCGCATTTTCGTGGTCCTTTGGCTGTCGCTGTTTACAGCCCTATTCGGCATGGGGATTCTAGCGCCCCTGCTGCCGACCTACGCGACGGAAATGGGTGCGTCGGGCACCATGCTCGGCCTTATTTTCGCCGGTTTTTCGCTCGGTCGCCTCATCACCATGCCCATTGTCGGGCACCTCTCGGACAAGTACGGACGCAAAGGTTTTATCGCCCTGGGATTGGGCGTACAGGTTGTGGCCGCAGTCGCCTTCCTCGCCGCGTCTTCCCCGACGCACTTGATGATCATCCGCATTTTCCAGGGTATCGCCGGAGCCACGGTGATCCCGATATCCATGGCGATGGTGGGAGAAATCAGCCCCAAGGGCAAAGAATCGACCTATATGGGTTATTTCACCGTCGCCCTGTTTACCGGTTTCGGATTGGGACCGCTCGTTTCCGGCTTCGTACGCGACTACATTTCGATGGACGCGAACTTCATTTTGCTGGGCCTGCTGTGCTTCGCGGCGTTCGTGGCGTTGTTGCTTTTCCTTCCCGCCAAATACCACGTGGAAAATCCGCGCAGCCAGATCGTGGTTCCCTATCGCAAGCTGGCCCAAAACCGAGTGTTGCGCGCCATGTTCTTTTACCGCGTCGCCACCTCGTTCGGCCGCGGCGTCGTGGCGGCGTTTTTCCCGCTCTACGGCGAGATGAACGCCGGCCTAACCGCCTCGCTCGTCGGCGTGGTCATCAGCGCCAACATCCTGGCCACCGCCGCGTTGCAGCCCTTTTTCGGCCGCTTGGCTGATCGCGTCGGGCGACGGCAGCTCATCATCGCCGGTTTGATCCTGCAGGCGATACCCATATTCATCATGCCTTTCCTGAACTCGTTCTGGCCGCTGCTTCTGCTCAACGTCTGGATGGGCGCAGCGGGGGCCGTTTCCCTGCCCGCCGCCAGCGGTTTGATCACCCAGCAAGGGAAAAAAGGCGGCATGGGCGGATCAATGGCTATTTTTAATATCGGCATGAGCGTCGGCTTGGGGAGCGGCCCGGTCATCGGCGGCCTCGTGAGCGATTCCGTAGGTTTTACCGGAACCTTCATCCTGGGCGGAATGGTCGTTCTGTTGGGTCTGATTCCGATTTTACGCATGCGTACCGCCGACTCCGAGCCCTGCGAGGGGCTTGACTGTGCCGAGGAAGCTGCCTTTTAA
- the rny gene encoding ribonuclease Y: MESIHYVISALAALVALGLGLGGGILLHRSLARRRLDDAENQAERIITDARSKAQSLEKEAELKMKDRRLQLQEQVEREMRQRQGEIDNAEKRLALKEENLERKVVLLDEKEIEVTAREKVLVVREAALAQQEKKYDALIEEWQTRLERVAGMSQDEAKQHLMRAMENDAKHDAAKTIREVIEEAKKKADNEAKKIISLAIQRYAGEYVAERTVSVVSLPNDDMKGRIIGREGRNIRALEAQTGVDFIVDDTPETVVLSCHNPVRREIARISLERLINDGRIHPTRIEEIVKKVTVEIDQDIQQAGEQATFDLGIHGIHPELVKLIGRLKYRTSYAQNILQHSLEVAFIAGVMAAELGQNVKMAKRAGMLHDIGKAVDHEVEGSHAIIGMDLARKYGEHEDIVRAIGAHHEEVKQETVLDIIVQSADALSGARPGARREMLESYVKRLEDLERIAKDFDGIDSCYAIQAGREIRIIVKAEQINDDRTAVLSRDVAKQIEQELSYPGQIRVTCIREHRAVEYAK; encoded by the coding sequence GTGGAATCTATTCACTACGTTATTTCCGCCTTGGCGGCGTTGGTTGCTTTGGGGCTCGGGTTGGGCGGCGGCATCTTGCTGCATCGCTCACTCGCCCGGCGCCGGCTTGATGACGCCGAGAATCAGGCGGAACGAATAATTACCGACGCAAGGTCGAAGGCCCAGTCTCTGGAAAAAGAGGCTGAATTAAAGATGAAGGACCGGCGCCTGCAGTTGCAGGAGCAGGTCGAACGTGAGATGCGCCAGCGGCAGGGCGAGATTGACAATGCCGAAAAACGCTTGGCGCTAAAGGAGGAGAACCTCGAGCGGAAAGTGGTGCTGCTGGACGAGAAGGAAATCGAAGTAACGGCCCGCGAAAAAGTGCTGGTCGTTCGGGAGGCCGCGCTGGCCCAGCAGGAAAAGAAATACGATGCGTTGATCGAGGAATGGCAAACTCGACTCGAACGTGTCGCCGGCATGAGCCAGGACGAGGCCAAACAACACTTGATGCGGGCGATGGAAAACGACGCCAAGCACGACGCCGCGAAAACGATTCGCGAAGTCATCGAGGAAGCTAAGAAAAAGGCCGACAACGAGGCGAAAAAAATCATCTCGTTGGCGATCCAACGCTACGCGGGCGAGTACGTCGCCGAGCGCACGGTCAGTGTCGTGTCGCTACCCAACGACGATATGAAGGGCCGCATCATCGGGCGCGAGGGGCGCAATATCCGGGCCCTGGAGGCTCAAACCGGTGTCGATTTCATTGTCGACGACACGCCGGAAACCGTGGTTCTTTCCTGCCACAATCCGGTACGGCGTGAGATCGCGCGTATCAGCTTGGAGCGGTTGATCAACGACGGGCGCATCCATCCCACGCGCATTGAGGAGATCGTCAAGAAAGTCACCGTTGAAATCGATCAAGATATTCAACAGGCGGGCGAACAGGCGACCTTCGATTTGGGCATTCACGGCATCCATCCGGAATTGGTGAAGCTGATCGGGCGTCTGAAATACCGCACCAGCTACGCCCAAAACATCCTTCAGCACTCGTTGGAGGTGGCGTTTATCGCCGGGGTGATGGCCGCCGAACTCGGGCAGAACGTCAAGATGGCCAAGCGGGCCGGCATGCTGCATGACATCGGCAAGGCCGTCGACCACGAAGTCGAGGGCAGCCACGCGATTATCGGCATGGATTTAGCCCGCAAATACGGTGAACACGAAGACATCGTGCGAGCCATCGGAGCTCACCACGAAGAGGTCAAGCAGGAAACCGTGCTGGACATCATCGTGCAATCCGCCGACGCGTTGTCGGGGGCGAGGCCGGGGGCGCGGCGCGAAATGCTGGAAAGCTACGTCAAGCGCCTGGAAGATCTGGAACGCATCGCCAAGGACTTCGACGGTATCGACAGTTGCTACGCGATCCAGGCGGGGCGCGAGATTCGCATCATCGTCAAAGCGGAGCAGATCAACGACGACCGGACGGCGGTACTCAGCCGCGACGTCGCCAAACAAATCGAACAGGAACTCAGCTATCCCGGCCAGATTCGCGTGACCTGCATCCGTGAACACCGGGCGGTTGAATACGCGAAATAG
- a CDS encoding beta-galactosidase → MSVTLGDQGLILDGQSLPLVSGSVHYWRHSAKDWPLLLDRVVALGFKIICVYLPWSVHEAGVGTFDFGEMDPAKNVGRFLDMAAERGLYVLARPGPHINAELTYFGYPARLFADPIYLARNARGGTAILPVPPRSFPVISYASEAFWKELTGWFNAAATIVRPRLYPDGPIVAVQLDNEMSYFFRTSAYDIDYHPDARRKWLDFVTEKYGTEYKVSDAYHASKLPSEMPLPDDFTAAEPPDLPFYLDWMEFKEHHLVDCLARLRRLWEERGVTDTVFFHNYPVCEARSPFNLPAAERVVDFCGVDFYMHKHEYHDLKRKLLFLSGQSRFPVSPEFASGCYLWWPPVDLEDQVFTSKVAWMFGLKGINFYMLVERDRWYGSPITRTGAVRREYWDFFEAHLQLLERLRPWELQRTANVCLLSVRDYERLEGAATAASPLPPLGLGAAVPPEDLCYEHTIGFERPVQYLQAKAMRNWEYALTAKSIPYVIGSSDMSLDELSAFDVVICPTFEFLCGVTQKNLMHYLNKGGHLVCGPDIPGLDELMDEYALLMSYATRPTEKLECDADIDVLLCEAGRGEMILVTDVPLPKEKIMPVAETVFDRFDLKSSYAVTPPCETSLHEAPGRQVLYIANPSAEPCRCRVQLPEAGRSFVDLETGHRYLSDSVLEIDLAPYTVRILEVRR, encoded by the coding sequence GTGAGTGTCACCCTAGGTGATCAGGGCCTCATTCTCGACGGCCAAAGTCTCCCGCTCGTGTCGGGCAGCGTCCATTATTGGCGCCATTCCGCGAAGGATTGGCCGCTACTGCTGGACCGCGTCGTCGCGCTGGGCTTCAAGATCATCTGCGTGTACCTGCCCTGGTCGGTGCACGAAGCGGGCGTGGGCACCTTCGACTTCGGCGAAATGGACCCCGCGAAAAATGTGGGACGCTTTCTGGACATGGCGGCGGAACGTGGTTTGTACGTCCTGGCCCGGCCCGGCCCGCACATCAACGCCGAGTTGACCTACTTCGGTTATCCGGCCCGTTTGTTCGCCGACCCAATCTACCTGGCGCGCAACGCTCGGGGCGGAACGGCGATCCTGCCGGTGCCGCCGCGCAGCTTTCCGGTCATCAGCTATGCCTCTGAGGCGTTCTGGAAAGAGCTTACCGGATGGTTCAACGCCGCGGCGACGATCGTCCGCCCGCGGTTGTACCCCGACGGGCCGATCGTGGCCGTGCAGCTCGATAACGAGATGAGCTACTTTTTCCGCACCTCGGCCTACGACATCGATTACCACCCGGACGCGCGCCGCAAGTGGCTGGATTTCGTCACCGAGAAATACGGCACCGAATACAAGGTCTCCGACGCTTACCACGCCAGCAAACTGCCCTCGGAGATGCCGCTGCCCGACGACTTCACCGCCGCCGAGCCCCCCGATCTGCCCTTTTATCTAGATTGGATGGAGTTCAAAGAGCATCACCTAGTCGACTGCCTGGCGCGCCTGCGGCGACTTTGGGAAGAGCGCGGCGTCACCGACACGGTGTTCTTCCACAACTATCCGGTCTGCGAGGCGCGCTCGCCCTTCAATCTACCGGCCGCCGAGCGGGTGGTCGACTTTTGCGGCGTCGACTTCTACATGCACAAGCACGAGTACCACGACCTGAAACGCAAGCTGCTGTTTCTGTCGGGCCAGTCGCGCTTCCCCGTCAGCCCGGAATTCGCCAGCGGCTGCTATCTCTGGTGGCCCCCGGTCGACTTGGAAGACCAGGTCTTCACCAGCAAGGTCGCCTGGATGTTCGGCCTGAAGGGCATCAACTTCTACATGCTGGTCGAACGGGATCGCTGGTACGGCAGCCCGATCACGCGCACCGGCGCGGTTCGGCGCGAGTACTGGGATTTCTTCGAAGCCCACCTGCAACTGCTGGAACGGTTGCGACCCTGGGAGTTGCAGCGCACGGCGAATGTCTGCCTGCTATCGGTGCGCGACTACGAACGCCTCGAGGGAGCCGCCACCGCCGCTTCTCCCCTGCCGCCTCTTGGTCTCGGCGCTGCCGTGCCGCCGGAGGACCTGTGCTACGAGCACACGATCGGTTTCGAGCGGCCGGTCCAGTACCTGCAAGCCAAGGCGATGCGCAACTGGGAATACGCGCTGACGGCCAAGAGCATTCCGTACGTCATCGGCTCCAGCGATATGAGCCTCGATGAGCTTTCAGCGTTTGACGTCGTGATTTGCCCCACCTTCGAGTTTCTGTGCGGGGTCACGCAAAAAAACCTGATGCACTATTTGAACAAGGGCGGGCACCTCGTTTGCGGCCCGGACATCCCCGGCCTCGACGAACTCATGGACGAATACGCTCTGCTGATGAGTTACGCCACGCGTCCCACGGAGAAGCTGGAGTGCGACGCCGATATCGACGTGCTGCTTTGCGAAGCGGGGCGCGGCGAGATGATCCTGGTCACCGACGTGCCGCTGCCTAAAGAGAAGATCATGCCGGTCGCCGAGACGGTCTTCGATCGTTTCGACCTCAAATCGTCCTACGCGGTCACGCCGCCTTGTGAAACTTCGCTGCACGAAGCGCCGGGACGGCAAGTGCTCTACATCGCCAATCCCAGCGCCGAGCCGTGTCGTTGCCGGGTGCAACTACCCGAGGCGGGTCGCTCGTTCGTCGACCTGGAAACCGGCCACCGTTACCTCTCGGATTCCGTGCTGGAAATCGACTTGGCGCCCTACACGGTACGCATCCTGGAGGTGCGCCGATGA
- a CDS encoding agmatine deiminase family protein encodes MKRTVLLVVVLVFICGFANSSLADPVALRAALQRLEQSPELKALHVSPNVPAYMHLFAANGYFKELGLTDTEGEVYVRALLHKQGIDPDPILPTGAKAAPTNPVRTPAEFEEVMGVLIRYPLGTSSLEVTFDGMLAEFDGDPNLEVYILVQNQASENALKAHLSGAGITGDNFIYYQMNTDSIWTRDYGPIFLEEFVDKASVQSLVDMNYFYPQDNYVAGLLAGIWSIPSYSWSISFEGGNYMSDGQGTCFTSTGIQTFNPARPLTQIEQELEDYFGCEEHIMVQPLIGEATTHIDMYAKLLGRNTVMVGQYEAGDPNYDRLEGVATQIAAATNMDGDPFDVIRVPMPEVYEIWEPFYGMMDIYRSYTNSLIINNKILVPTYNIPMDTDGLQAYEDYYAGKDMEVIGVDSEAIIEWLGAVHCVTMERSVHGLAGDDDDDDDDDDDNDTAGDDDTAGDDDTADDDDDNDDDTAGDDDDATDDDASDDDVGGGGDDDDDDDSGGCN; translated from the coding sequence ATGAAACGCACCGTGTTGCTCGTTGTCGTCTTGGTTTTCATCTGCGGTTTTGCGAATTCATCGTTGGCTGATCCGGTTGCACTGAGGGCCGCCCTGCAACGGCTGGAGCAAAGCCCGGAACTCAAAGCCCTGCACGTGTCGCCGAACGTACCTGCGTACATGCACTTATTTGCGGCGAACGGCTATTTCAAAGAACTGGGCCTGACCGACACGGAGGGCGAGGTCTACGTTCGCGCTTTGCTGCACAAGCAGGGCATCGATCCGGATCCGATTCTACCGACGGGCGCCAAGGCCGCGCCGACCAACCCGGTGCGGACTCCTGCCGAATTCGAAGAAGTGATGGGCGTGCTGATTCGCTACCCGCTGGGCACTTCGTCGCTGGAAGTTACATTTGACGGGATGCTTGCGGAATTCGACGGCGACCCGAACCTGGAAGTGTACATATTGGTGCAGAACCAGGCTTCGGAGAACGCGCTAAAGGCTCACCTGTCCGGGGCGGGAATCACGGGCGATAATTTCATTTACTATCAAATGAATACGGACTCGATTTGGACGCGGGACTACGGCCCGATTTTCCTGGAAGAATTCGTGGACAAAGCATCGGTGCAGTCGTTGGTCGACATGAACTACTTCTACCCGCAAGACAACTATGTCGCCGGTCTGTTGGCCGGTATCTGGAGTATTCCGTCCTACAGTTGGAGCATCAGTTTCGAGGGCGGCAACTACATGAGCGACGGGCAGGGGACGTGTTTCACCTCGACCGGCATTCAAACCTTCAACCCGGCGCGACCGCTCACGCAAATTGAACAGGAGCTGGAAGATTATTTCGGCTGCGAAGAGCACATCATGGTGCAGCCGCTGATCGGCGAGGCCACCACGCACATCGATATGTACGCCAAGCTGCTGGGCCGCAATACCGTGATGGTGGGCCAGTACGAAGCGGGCGACCCAAACTACGACCGGTTGGAAGGCGTGGCGACGCAAATCGCCGCGGCGACCAACATGGACGGTGATCCGTTCGACGTGATTCGTGTTCCGATGCCGGAGGTCTACGAGATTTGGGAGCCTTTCTACGGCATGATGGATATCTACCGCTCGTACACGAACTCGCTGATTATCAACAACAAAATACTGGTGCCCACGTACAACATCCCCATGGACACCGATGGCCTGCAGGCGTACGAGGACTATTACGCGGGCAAAGACATGGAAGTGATCGGTGTGGACTCCGAGGCGATCATTGAGTGGCTCGGCGCGGTACACTGCGTGACGATGGAACGGTCGGTTCACGGTTTGGCCGGCGACGATGATGACGACGACGACGACGACGACGACAACGATACCGCGGGCGATGATGACACGGCGGGCGACGACGACACCGCGGACGACGATGACGATAACGACGACGATACCGCGGGCGACGATGACGACGCCACCGACGATGATGCGTCCGACGACGACGTCGGAGGCGGCGGCGATGACGATGATGACGACGACAGCGGCGGGTGCAACTAG
- a CDS encoding MoxR family ATPase has protein sequence MPKFTGTSTYILDDELRRVVNVAIRLELPLLLKGEPGTGKTLLAHAIAEDLGFPLIQLNVKSSMKAVDALYQYDTLTRLNDSRFGDSQRNVSDIHDYIKMGKIGQAFTRDERSVLLIDEIDKADGDFQDDLLDVLDQMSFDIIEVDETTHALHRPIVVITSNAKKDLSDPFLGRCVFHHIAFPTPDFMRRIIVAHFPDLADQIADAAIASFYDMRKIAGVEKKPATRELIHWVRALISEPGFDIKDLSDSRKIPLLGLLFKKSDDLQRAQRSLGQTA, from the coding sequence ATGCCGAAGTTCACCGGCACCAGCACCTATATCCTGGACGATGAATTGCGCCGGGTGGTCAACGTGGCCATTCGCCTCGAACTGCCGCTCTTGCTCAAAGGGGAGCCGGGTACCGGCAAAACCCTGCTGGCGCACGCCATCGCCGAGGACCTGGGCTTTCCGCTTATCCAGCTCAACGTCAAAAGCAGCATGAAGGCCGTGGACGCGCTGTATCAATACGACACCCTCACGCGCCTTAACGACAGCCGCTTCGGCGACAGCCAACGCAACGTTTCGGATATCCACGACTACATCAAGATGGGCAAAATCGGCCAGGCCTTCACCCGCGACGAGCGCTCCGTGCTGCTGATCGACGAAATCGACAAGGCCGACGGCGACTTCCAGGACGATCTGCTCGACGTGCTGGACCAGATGAGTTTCGACATCATCGAAGTCGACGAAACGACCCACGCCCTCCACCGGCCGATCGTCGTGATCACCTCGAACGCGAAAAAAGACCTCTCCGATCCCTTCCTGGGCCGCTGCGTCTTTCACCACATCGCGTTTCCCACGCCGGACTTCATGCGGCGGATCATCGTCGCGCACTTCCCGGACTTGGCCGACCAGATCGCCGACGCCGCCATCGCCTCCTTTTACGACATGCGGAAAATCGCCGGCGTCGAAAAGAAACCGGCCACCCGCGAACTGATTCACTGGGTCCGCGCCCTGATCAGCGAGCCGGGTTTCGACATCAAAGACCTCTCCGACAGCCGCAAGATTCCCCTGCTCGGCTTGCTGTTCAAGAAATCCGACGACCTCCAGCGGGCGCAGCGTTCGTTGGGGCAAACCGCCTAG
- a CDS encoding cell division protein ZapA, whose amino-acid sequence MANNVVEVTILGRKMLLSTDSDESYVREIAEYVNDKMEQIQTASQSSSTINIAILTALDIADEFFKQLGLQREICEKVDRQCLELVNYIDSKLQ is encoded by the coding sequence ATGGCGAACAACGTCGTTGAAGTAACAATTCTCGGTCGAAAGATGCTGTTGAGTACCGACAGTGACGAGAGTTATGTGCGCGAAATCGCGGAATACGTTAACGACAAAATGGAGCAAATTCAAACCGCTTCGCAGTCGTCTTCGACAATCAATATCGCGATTTTGACGGCGCTTGATATCGCCGATGAGTTTTTCAAGCAGCTCGGGCTGCAACGAGAGATTTGCGAGAAAGTCGACCGGCAATGCTTGGAGTTGGTCAATTATATTGACAGCAAACTCCAATAG
- the queC gene encoding 7-cyano-7-deazaguanine synthase QueC, with amino-acid sequence MSDRNTAVVLVSGGLDSATVLAIAQQWGFAVHALTFTYGQRHVVEVERAQAVCRAAGVAAHKIVPLDLRWMGGSALTDDIDVPKERSADEIATGIPVTYVPARNTIFLSVALGYAETVGAFDILIGINALDYSGYPDCRPEFLAAFETTANLATQAAVEGRGRFAIHAPLIDMTKGEIVRRAVELEVNLANTHSCYDPDAQGRPCGRCDSCLLRAKGFAAAGLPDPALVG; translated from the coding sequence ATGAGCGACCGAAACACGGCGGTCGTGTTGGTCAGCGGCGGGCTGGATTCGGCCACCGTGCTGGCTATCGCCCAACAGTGGGGCTTTGCGGTCCACGCGCTGACCTTCACCTACGGCCAGCGCCACGTCGTGGAAGTGGAGCGCGCCCAAGCCGTCTGCCGCGCGGCCGGAGTGGCGGCGCACAAGATCGTGCCGCTCGACCTGCGCTGGATGGGCGGCTCGGCCCTCACCGACGATATCGACGTGCCCAAAGAGCGCTCGGCCGATGAAATCGCCACGGGCATTCCGGTCACGTACGTACCGGCCCGCAACACGATCTTCCTCTCGGTGGCGCTGGGGTATGCCGAGACCGTCGGCGCTTTCGATATCCTCATCGGGATCAATGCGTTGGATTACAGCGGATACCCGGATTGCCGTCCGGAGTTTCTGGCCGCTTTTGAAACGACGGCCAACCTGGCGACGCAGGCCGCGGTCGAGGGGCGGGGGCGCTTTGCGATTCACGCGCCGCTGATCGACATGACCAAAGGGGAAATCGTACGTCGCGCCGTGGAACTCGAGGTCAACCTAGCCAACACGCACAGTTGCTACGACCCCGATGCCCAGGGGCGGCCTTGCGGCCGTTGCGACAGTTGTTTGCTCAGGGCCAAGGGCTTTGCGGCGGCCGGTTTGCCGGACCCGGCGCTGGTTGGGTAA